TCAAATGATTAGTCTTTCAGCTTTATGCTGTCTCCTGTGTCTATGATTTCGTGGAGCCTTGCTCTTGAATCAGGGCTCATAGTAGGCCTGTGAACTGCAAGCATCAGCCGGCCGTCGAAGGTTTTAAATATCATTCCATGCCCGCTGTCGTTGGTAAGCAGGGGTTTTTTCTGCTTCCATGGCCCTTTGAGCTTACCGGAGGTGCTTTCAGCGAGCCCCTGAGTATATTTGTGATTTTTCTGCCAACTCGACCAGAGCATAAGGAGCTTGCCGGCCTTTGTTCTATATAAAAAGCACCCGTCGGTTACATAAGCTCCCTTCTCTTTGTTTACTGCTCCCGCCCATGGGGCATCCGAGCCGCGGAAAAGCAATTCAGGCTGCCCAACAGTATCGGATAAATCATTTGTGAGCCTTACAGCTTCAATTGTTCCGTCGAATATCTGAACCCATTCATGGCAGTAAACCATCCAAGGGCAGCCGTCCTCGACAAAGAATGTTCCGTCTAAGGTCATCATCCCTGCGGGGAGAGTGGGCATTTTGCTCATCGGCTTGAAAGGCCCCTTGGGTGAATCGCTTACCAATACCTGCGTGCTTCTCATATGCCTTGGGCGAAGCGGCTTTCCTTTTCCTTTAACAGGCCTGTCGTTGTTATGCAGCGTAACAAAAAGATAATATTTGCCGTTGTAGATATGCACTTCAGGTGCCCATGCACCGTGTCTGGGGTTTGCCCAGCTATCGTCTGGTATCTCAATAAACTTAAACGGGCCTTCCCAGTTTTCCAAATCTTTGCTGAAGAAGGCTTTTCCGCCTGTGCTGTAGAGGTAATAGGTTTGCGTTTTCTCATCAGCAAGTATGAAGGGATCGTGGACGTGAAAATCTTCCAGCTTTAGCCCATCTTTTTGCTTCTCTGCGGATAAACCTGATGCCGCAAGCAGGATGCAAAATAAGAAATACAATTTACTGCTCATTATAACCGCCTTTCAAATACATTTATTTACCGCTTTTACAATATTAAATCGTACATACTTCTGCAAGCTTTTTCCATCGCAGAAAACAAAAAAAAGGACGCTGGAAAGAATCCTGCGTCCTTTAAATATGCGTATCTAAACCCTGCTTACTTGAGGTAAAGCATTGTATCTCTTCCGTATTTTGCATTTGAATCGAGATCTTCCGCGATTCTCAGAAGCTGATTGTATTTTGCAACACGGTCAGACCTTGAAGGAGCGCCAGTTTTTATCTGCCCGCAGCACAGAGCAACGGCCAGATCAGCGATGGTTGAGTCTTCAGTTTCACCTGAACGGTGGCTCATTACCGCAGTATAGCCGTGGAGCTGGGCAAGCTTAACAGCGTTAATGGTTTCAGTGAGCGTGCCAATCTGATTTACCTTAATCAGGATTGAGTTTGCAGCACCCATCTCGATACCCTTTGCGAGCCTGTTTGTATTGGTAACGAAAAGATCATCACCAACAAGCTGGCACTTATCTCCGCAGTCTGCAGTGAATTTCTTCCAGCCTTCCCAGTCTTCTTCAGCGAGTCCGTCTTCGATCGAAACGATCGGATATTTATCGATCCAAGCAGCCCAGTGAGCTGCCATTTCTTCGCCTGTCATCTTTTTGTCAGGATTGCTCTTGAAAAAAGTGTAGGTGTTGTCTTTCTCGTTCCACATCTCTGTTGAAGCAGGGTCAAGAGCTATTGCTACCTGTTCGCCGGGTTTGTAGCCGGCCTTTTCTATAGCTTCCACGATTACCTCGCAGGCCTCTTCGTTGCTCTTGAGAGAAGGAGCGAATCCGCCCTCATCGCCAACAGCAGTATTATAGCCGCGGCTTGCGAGAACCTTCTTAAGCGTATGGAAAACCTCTGCACCCATCTGGAGAGCCTGCTGGAAGCTCTCAGCACCAACCGGCATAGCCATAAATTCCTGAAAGTCAACATTGTTGTCTGCGTGTTCGCCTCCGTTGAGGATATTCATCATAGGAACAGGCAATGTGCTTGCGTTTGACCCGCCGATATAGCGGTAGAGCGGGAGCCCCGCACTCTCAGCAGCAGCCTTGGCGTTTGCAAGAGAAACACCGAGAACTGCATTAGCACCGAGCTTCGTCTTGTTTTCCGTGCCGTCAAGTTCGAGCATCGTTTTATCGAGGGTTTCCTGATCCATCGCATTCATACCAACCAGCTCAGGAGCGATGATCTCGTTTACATTATTAACAGCCTTGAGAGTCCCTTTACCAAGATAACGGTCTTTATCGCCGTCGCGGAGCTCGCAGGCCTCAAACGCTCCTGTTGAAGCGCCGCTTGGAACTGACGCACGCCCCATAGAGCCGTCATCTAGCAGTACATCAACCTCAACTGTCGGGTTGCCGCGAGAATCAAGGATCTCACGCCCTCTTACATCTACTATAGTTGCATACATTGCACTTTTCCTTTCGTTTTATGCATTATTATTAAGCTGTTTTTACATTAAAAGCAGAAACAGCGCTCAGTGTAATAAAGGGCAGAGATAAGTCAAGTAAAAGCAAGATTGGAACCCGCATTTTGGAGGGCTGAATATCTGAAGCTGTAAATAAAAAACTTGACCAAAAGTTAGTTTCTATATAATTAAAAACATATTAAAGGCAGGAAAGATGCCTGCCAGATTAAATACCTGCTGTTTTGAAAATTTGGCAGATCGATTACTAATGAATCGTTTAAGATAAAAGAAACAGACAATCAATATGCCGGCAAGTCTCAAATGGGATTCTGCTGGTTTTTTGTGCGCCGCCGGATTTGAAAATGAAGGCATAATGAGCCGAAAAAAGCAACTGCTTATGCAAAAGACCTTTAAAGCCCAGAAGAAAAATGAAGATAATAATAACAGGCCCAAAATGCAGCGGCAAAAGCACTATAGGTGCTGAAGCTGCTAAAAGACTTGAAATACCCTTTTATGAGACAGACGGGATAATTGAAGAGCTTTACAGCCGTGAGCACAATGATAAGCTCAACTTCTATGAAATATGCGAAAAGCTGGGCGAAGCGGCCTTTCGAGAATACGAAAAACGTGCTGTTAAAGAAGCTGCAGAGCTGGACTGGTGCATCATTTCTGTAGGCGGGTCAACCCTGATGGACTCTGATTCAAGAAGGCTTCTTAGGGACGATTCTGTTATCGTACTCCTAAAGGCTGATTTGGACATCCTTTGGGAAAGGCTTAAAAACAGAGGCAGCTCTATATATTTCAGCCGCCCTTCTCCTGAAGACTATTTCAGGGATGTTGCAAACAAGAAGATTGAGGCAATAGAGCCTTTTGCAGATGTAACAATTGATGTCTCTGATGATAAAGACAATCCGGGCAAATTCATAAGCGCTGTTACAGATTACTTTGCGGTGCTTTCGAAATCCCCGAATACCCAAGGCCAGGTCATCCGCTCTACTACCTTCGGGGAGAGCCACGGCGATGCGGTAGGTGTGGTTCTCGACGGGCTAAAACCCGGAATTGAGTTTTCTGCTGAAGATATTCAGTCGGAGCTTGACCGCCGCCGTCCAGGCCAAAGCAGCGTTTCAACACCCAGAAGCGAGAAGGATAAAGTTAGAATTCTATCGGGCGTGTTTGAAGGAAAAACCACCGGCACGCCAATAGCAATGATCATCGAAAACAAAGATCAGGATTCTACAAAGTACGACATTATCAAACATCTGTTCCGCCCTGGGCATGCAGATTTCACGTTCTGGAAGAAATACGGCATCAGAGATCACAAAGGCGGAGGCAGGTCTTCCGGGAGGGAAACTGCCGGAAGGGTCGCTTCAGGAGCAACTGCTAAGAAAATACTCTCAGAGCGAGGTGTAAAAATAACTGCCTCCAGCGCCGAGATTGGCGGAGTAAAGTCAAGCAGTTATAATGAAAATGATATAGAAGCAAATCCTGTTCGCTGCGCAGATAAAGATGCAGCTGAAAAAATGCAGCAGGCGATTATGGATGCCCTCAAAAACGGCGATTCACTAGGCGGGATTGTGGAGCTGAGGATTTCCGGCGCACCTGCGGGACTTGGAGATCCGGTTTTCGGCAAACTCGATGCAAGGCTTGCTGGAGCATTGTTCTCTCTCGGGGCAGTTAAGGGTTTAGAGTTTGGAGACGGTTTTGAAGCTGCTCGAAGCTTGGGAAGCGAATTCAATGATCAAATGAAGGATAATGATTTCCAAACAAATCATGCAGGCGGAGTGCTGGGGGGCATTTCTACAGGGCAGGATATTCTGATAAGGCTTGCCGTGAAACCGACTCCTTCAATATCCCGGCAGCAGGAAACAGTGGATATAGAAGGTCGATCCGAAAAGATCAAGATTGAAGGCCGGCACGACCCTTGCATTGTGCCGAGGATTATTCCTGTAGTTGAATCAATGGCTGCGCTTGTATTGCTGGACTGCTGGGAGATTCAACAAAGGCTGAGATCCGATATATAATCTGGCTTGAATTAAACGGGTATGCAGCTGTTAGGAATAAGAAAAGAGTCGGCTTAACTTTTATCTTAGAAGCTGAGGCTGATTTATAGAAAGGGTTAATATGAGAAAGTGGATCGTACTAGTTGCAGGCGTCTTGATGCAGTCAGTATTGGGCGGGGTTTATGCTTGGAGCGTTTTTATACCCTCGCTAACCGAAGACTACGGGCAGAGCAACGGACAGGCCGGCATGATCTTCGGGATTAACATTGCAGTTTTCACAGTGGTTATGATTCCCTCAGGCAGACTTCTTGGAAGATTCTCTCCCCGAAAGATTGCCTTCACAGGAGCCCTGCTTTTTTCACTCGGGTATCTCACAGCATCAATCTCAGGCGGGAGCTATGCAGTGATTCTAGCAGGAATTGGAATTCTTGCTGGTGCAGGCATTGGGGCTGGATATGTTTGCCCGCTCACAGTTGGTATGAAATGGTTCCCCAACAACAAGGGGCTTGTTACGGGAGTGGTAGTTGCGGGATTCGGCGGCGGGGCAATTGCCTTAAGCTCCCTGTCAGAATATCTTCTAACCGCCCTCAATTGGAATGTGTTAGAGGTTTTTCGGCTCATTGGATACGGCTTCGGCGGGCTTGCAATCGCAGCCAGCCTGCTTCTTAAAGAGCCTGATAAGGGAGCTGTTAAGCCGAAAAGTGAGAATTTAGAGGAGAAAGACATTTCAAGCTGCCTGCTTTCAAAACCTTTTATAATGCTCTGTGCAGGGATGTTTGCAGGTACTTTCGCAGGACTTCTTGTAATAGGAAACTTAAAGCCCATTCTCCTGAGCCTCGGTCTTACAAGCGAAACTGCTACTCTTGGAATTTCAATTTTCGCTGTAGGGAACGCATCAGGACGAATTATTTGGGGACAGATTCACGATAAGTTAGGTGTACGCCCTACTGTTCTGGCCTCTCTGGGGGCTCTTGGTATCTCCGTCATTTTGTTTTTCATAGAGATGCCCGAACCCTTGCTGCTTGCAGCTACGCTGATAGTAGGCATAAACTTTGGTGCGTGCTTTGTTGTATATGCATCATCAATGGTATCACATTTCGGAACAAAACTTTTCCCAAGCCTGTACCCAATATGCTTTCTCTGGTACGGTCTTGCCGGTATCATAGGTCCAGGAGCAGGCGGCTGGATAGCTGACTCAACAGGAACTTTCACAATCGGCATAGCGGTAAGCAGTTTGATAGTTTTTGCGGCAATGGGAATCAACGCAATGGGTCTCAGATCCCCCAAACGAGCGGAAGAAACGGCTTAAATTGTAATAGAGGGTTTATTGTGAATAAAGCTGTATTTCTCGATAGAGATGGAACTCTGATTGAAGACAGAGGGCATCTCAGCTCGCCTGAAGAGGTTGTCTTCTTTGAAGAGACTTTCGACGCACTGATTAAGCTTCAGGTAAGTTTCAAGCTCTTTATTATTACATACCAGTCGGGGATTGGCAAGGGGCTGCTGGGGCAGAGAGATGTGGAATCAGTGAACGCTTATGTAAACAACACGCTGCTTGAGAAAGGCATTAAAATCACCGATACATACGTTTGCCCGCACAAAAATGAAGACTTTTGCAGCTGCAAAAAGCCAAATCCATTTTTTCTATGGAAATCAGCGGCAGATTATGGCATTAATATATTAGAGTCTTACAGTGTAGGGGACCATCCAAGCGATTACCATCTTGCTGAAGATGCCGGCGGAAAAGGAATATACGTTTTAACCGGGCACGGCATAAAGCATCTTAACGAGCTGCCCGAAAATGCATTAACTGTAAAAGATATCGGCGAAGCAGCCGATATAATACTCGCACAAAAATAATTTAAAGGAGAGCCAAGTGAAATATTTAGTTATGAGCCTTTTGATTGCAGGTTCGCTTTTTTCTGCGGAGATTAAGCCTGATAAAATTATGGTTTATAAACATACAGAGCAGACAGATCTCACAATGCACATTTTCAATCCTGAAGAACATAAAAGCGGCGATAAAACTCCCTGCATTGTATTCTTCTTTGGCGGAGGATGGGTATCCGGCAGTCCATCGCATTTCTACCAGCAAGCAGAATATCTTTCCTCAAGAGGGATGACTGCGATGTGCGCAGACTACAGGACAAAAAACAAATACGAAACATCCCCCAAGGAATGCGTGAGAGACGGAAAATCAGCGATAAGGTGGGTACGTGCGAATGCAGATGCACTCGGCGTAGACCCTAATATGATTGCAGCAGGCGGGGGAAGCGCAGGCGGGCATGTAGCCTCGGCAACGGCTGCTTTAGACGGATTTAACGAAAAAACAGACAATCTTGAAGTGAGCTGCCGCCCCAACGCACTCGTATTGTTCAATCCTGTTTTTGACAACGGCCCAAACGGCTATGGGTATGAAAGAGTGAAAGATTACTGGCGTGGTTTTTCTCCCCTTCATAACATTCATAAAGATATGCCTCAAGCAACTGTATTCCTTGGAACAAAAGATGATTTGATACCCGTTTCAACTGCTGAGACATTCAAGACAAAAATGAACAAGCTCGGCAATAGGTGCGATTTGCACACCTACAAAGGATGCGAACACGGCTTTTTCAATAAGAAGAAATTTTACGTAACCCTGTTAGAGGCGGATAAGTTTCTTACCTCTCTTGGATATCTTGAAGGCAAGCCAACGCTGAAAAAATAACGGCTTTAGGGCCGCTTACAACCAAAAACAATATTTGCGTGAATTCGTAAAACACACAAAAATTAATCTATATGACGCTTGATTTTTATTGTGATTTAAAGTATCATTATTTGGGTTTATAATACTTGTTAATGTCTGTTTGTATTTCTTAATTTTAGAAGGTGAAAAAATGGCAAAGAAAACAATTGCTGATATCAAAGTGGAAGGCAAAAAAGTACTTATACGTTGCGACTTTAATGTGCCTTTGAACGACAACAGAGAGATTACCGATGACGCTAGAATTACCAAGGCTCTCCCGAGCATAAACAAGGCTCTTGAAGGCGGGGGAAGTGTAATACTTATGAGCCATCTGGGACGGCCGAAAGGCGAAAGGAATATGGATTTCTCGCTTGCACCCGTAGCCCAAAGGCTCTCAGAGCTTCTGGGCAAAGACGTCATTTTCGTTGAGGACTGCATAGGCAGCGATGTTCAGGCAAAGGCTGCAAGCCTAAAGCCGGGGAATGTTATGCTGCTCGAAAACCTCAGATTCCACAAGGCCGAGACTATAAAAGACAAAGCTGCCAAGGAGGACGAGCAGCTCAGAGAAGCGAAAGATAACTTTGCGAAAGAGATCGCCGGCCTTGCAGATATTTACGTATGCGATGCCTTCGGAACAGCACACAGAGACAACGCCTCAATGCTTACGGTTCCCCAGATGATGACAGGTAAACCTTGCGTTGCGGGTTTCTTGATTGAGAAAGAGATAAAATTCCTCGGCGATACAATTGAAGCAGGCGATAAACCTTTTGTTGCGATTCTCGGTGGAGCGAAAGTCTCAGATAAGCTTCAGGTAATTGAAAACCTCATGGACAAGGTAAACACCATCATAATCGGCGGAGGTATGTCATTTACATTCGCCAAAGCAATGGGCGAAAATATCGGAAGCAGCCTTTGCGAAGAAGACTTTGTTGAAAAGGCCGGTGAGCTTATGGAAAGAGCCAAAGACGGCAACTGCGAGATCCTCCTGCCTGTTGACACAGTGGAAGCGAAGGAATTCAAAGCGGACGCTGAGCATAAGGTTGTGGAAGGAAGCATTGATGACGGCTGGTTAGGGCTTGATATTGGGCCTAAGACCTCAGAGATGTTTGCCGATAAAATCAAAAACGCAAAGACCGTTGTATGGAACGGGCCGATGGGAGTATTTGAAATGGAAGCGTTTGCTAAAGGCACTAAGGCTGTAGCTTATGCACTGGCAGAGGCTACAGAAGCCGGAGCAAGAACCGTAATCGGAGGCGGAGACAGCGCAAGCGCGATAAAGGTCCTCGGGCTCGAGGATAAAGTAAGCCACGTTTCAACCGGAGGCGGGGCATCTCTTGAGATGATGGAAGGCAAGAAATTCGCATGCCTTGCCATCCTTGAAGATAAATAAGAAAAACTCACTCGGGGCGGCAAAAACAGCCGCCCATTTTTTTCTTGGAGATGAGATGTTTTCAAAAGTAGTAACCCCGCGTTTTGGAGATATAGACGGCCTGCGTCATATCAACAACTGCGTTATTCCCCAGTGGTTCGAGCAGGCAAGAAATCCCTTATTTGAAATATTTGTGCCGGATTTGAGCCTCGATCCCTCAAACTGGAATATGATAATGGCGCATATAGATTTCGACTTCCTCGGCCAAATGTATTTCGGTACGGATGTGCAAATCAGAACATACATCTCAAAGATTGGGAATTCATCCTTCCATTTATACCAGCAGGCCCTGCAGAACGACAAATTATGCGTAGAGGGGAATGCCGTTATCGTGCATTATGATTTTTCTCTGCAAAAGGCAGTTCGGATTCCTGATGATATTAGAGAAGAGCTGAAAAAGCATCTATACAGCGATCATAGCTAAACACTAACGCCCTCAAGCCTCAGCATCCGAAGTTTCAATAAGTTACCACTGCTTCCCATAAAGCCTCCAAGTGATCCGTCTTTTTTGATCACTCTGTGGCAGGGAATAATAACAGGCAGAGGATTGTTTGCAAGCGCTCTGCCAGCCGGCCTTGCTTTGCCCTTCTGCCCTGCTTTATCCGCCAAATCGGCATAGGTGCAGATGCTGCCGTATTTTATCCTCGCCGCTGCTTTTAGTATATCCTTTGAGAAGCCTTCTGCATTAAGCTTAATTTTCAAATCACTGAAATCAACTTGCCTGCCCTGAAAGTAAAGAATAATTTTTTCAGCCGCATAACCAGGAACCTTGTAAGAAGAACTATATCGTTCTGTTATGCTCAAAACATCCTCTTTGCTGTCAGCAGGAAGAATCACTCGGCAAATTATGCCGGCTGATTCCACAATGCCCGCCCAGCCTAATTCTGTTTTGAAAACCTGATGTTCAAACTTATTTTCTGGCATTTTCTGCATATCGTTCTTGCGGATTGCCTGTAAAAAATGCTGATATAAATATTATAATTGGGAAAACTGTAAAAGAAAGCAAAACATTGCTGTATGTCCCGAAGAAACCCTTAAGCAGGCTGAAAAGCCAAGGGCCGGCTGCTGTTGATATTACCAGCATCGACATTGTAAGACCGTTAATTGCCCCGAGGTGTTTTCTCCCGAAAAATCTTGCCCAAGCTACAGTTCTCAGTGTATTAAAAAGGCCTCCGCTTGTCCCGAAACCAGCCATAAACATCACCCTGCCATAAAGCTTGTCCCAGTTTGCGGTTCCTATGATTGCAAAGGTTATAGCGATCATAAATATAAACAGGATCTTTTTCATTTTC
This window of the Sedimentisphaera salicampi genome carries:
- a CDS encoding methylated-DNA--[protein]-cysteine S-methyltransferase; protein product: MQKMPENKFEHQVFKTELGWAGIVESAGIICRVILPADSKEDVLSITERYSSSYKVPGYAAEKIILYFQGRQVDFSDLKIKLNAEGFSKDILKAAARIKYGSICTYADLADKAGQKGKARPAGRALANNPLPVIIPCHRVIKKDGSLGGFMGSSGNLLKLRMLRLEGVSV
- a CDS encoding acyl-CoA thioesterase, with amino-acid sequence MFSKVVTPRFGDIDGLRHINNCVIPQWFEQARNPLFEIFVPDLSLDPSNWNMIMAHIDFDFLGQMYFGTDVQIRTYISKIGNSSFHLYQQALQNDKLCVEGNAVIVHYDFSLQKAVRIPDDIREELKKHLYSDHS
- a CDS encoding phosphoglycerate kinase yields the protein MAKKTIADIKVEGKKVLIRCDFNVPLNDNREITDDARITKALPSINKALEGGGSVILMSHLGRPKGERNMDFSLAPVAQRLSELLGKDVIFVEDCIGSDVQAKAASLKPGNVMLLENLRFHKAETIKDKAAKEDEQLREAKDNFAKEIAGLADIYVCDAFGTAHRDNASMLTVPQMMTGKPCVAGFLIEKEIKFLGDTIEAGDKPFVAILGGAKVSDKLQVIENLMDKVNTIIIGGGMSFTFAKAMGENIGSSLCEEDFVEKAGELMERAKDGNCEILLPVDTVEAKEFKADAEHKVVEGSIDDGWLGLDIGPKTSEMFADKIKNAKTVVWNGPMGVFEMEAFAKGTKAVAYALAEATEAGARTVIGGGDSASAIKVLGLEDKVSHVSTGGGASLEMMEGKKFACLAILEDK
- a CDS encoding glycoside hydrolase family 43 protein; the protein is MSSKLYFLFCILLAASGLSAEKQKDGLKLEDFHVHDPFILADEKTQTYYLYSTGGKAFFSKDLENWEGPFKFIEIPDDSWANPRHGAWAPEVHIYNGKYYLFVTLHNNDRPVKGKGKPLRPRHMRSTQVLVSDSPKGPFKPMSKMPTLPAGMMTLDGTFFVEDGCPWMVYCHEWVQIFDGTIEAVRLTNDLSDTVGQPELLFRGSDAPWAGAVNKEKGAYVTDGCFLYRTKAGKLLMLWSSWQKNHKYTQGLAESTSGKLKGPWKQKKPLLTNDSGHGMIFKTFDGRLMLAVHRPTMSPDSRARLHEIIDTGDSIKLKD
- the aroC gene encoding chorismate synthase; translation: MKIIITGPKCSGKSTIGAEAAKRLEIPFYETDGIIEELYSREHNDKLNFYEICEKLGEAAFREYEKRAVKEAAELDWCIISVGGSTLMDSDSRRLLRDDSVIVLLKADLDILWERLKNRGSSIYFSRPSPEDYFRDVANKKIEAIEPFADVTIDVSDDKDNPGKFISAVTDYFAVLSKSPNTQGQVIRSTTFGESHGDAVGVVLDGLKPGIEFSAEDIQSELDRRRPGQSSVSTPRSEKDKVRILSGVFEGKTTGTPIAMIIENKDQDSTKYDIIKHLFRPGHADFTFWKKYGIRDHKGGGRSSGRETAGRVASGATAKKILSERGVKITASSAEIGGVKSSSYNENDIEANPVRCADKDAAEKMQQAIMDALKNGDSLGGIVELRISGAPAGLGDPVFGKLDARLAGALFSLGAVKGLEFGDGFEAARSLGSEFNDQMKDNDFQTNHAGGVLGGISTGQDILIRLAVKPTPSISRQQETVDIEGRSEKIKIEGRHDPCIVPRIIPVVESMAALVLLDCWEIQQRLRSDI
- a CDS encoding alpha/beta hydrolase: MKYLVMSLLIAGSLFSAEIKPDKIMVYKHTEQTDLTMHIFNPEEHKSGDKTPCIVFFFGGGWVSGSPSHFYQQAEYLSSRGMTAMCADYRTKNKYETSPKECVRDGKSAIRWVRANADALGVDPNMIAAGGGSAGGHVASATAALDGFNEKTDNLEVSCRPNALVLFNPVFDNGPNGYGYERVKDYWRGFSPLHNIHKDMPQATVFLGTKDDLIPVSTAETFKTKMNKLGNRCDLHTYKGCEHGFFNKKKFYVTLLEADKFLTSLGYLEGKPTLKK
- a CDS encoding MFS transporter, with the translated sequence MQSVLGGVYAWSVFIPSLTEDYGQSNGQAGMIFGINIAVFTVVMIPSGRLLGRFSPRKIAFTGALLFSLGYLTASISGGSYAVILAGIGILAGAGIGAGYVCPLTVGMKWFPNNKGLVTGVVVAGFGGGAIALSSLSEYLLTALNWNVLEVFRLIGYGFGGLAIAASLLLKEPDKGAVKPKSENLEEKDISSCLLSKPFIMLCAGMFAGTFAGLLVIGNLKPILLSLGLTSETATLGISIFAVGNASGRIIWGQIHDKLGVRPTVLASLGALGISVILFFIEMPEPLLLAATLIVGINFGACFVVYASSMVSHFGTKLFPSLYPICFLWYGLAGIIGPGAGGWIADSTGTFTIGIAVSSLIVFAAMGINAMGLRSPKRAEETA
- the eno gene encoding phosphopyruvate hydratase → MYATIVDVRGREILDSRGNPTVEVDVLLDDGSMGRASVPSGASTGAFEACELRDGDKDRYLGKGTLKAVNNVNEIIAPELVGMNAMDQETLDKTMLELDGTENKTKLGANAVLGVSLANAKAAAESAGLPLYRYIGGSNASTLPVPMMNILNGGEHADNNVDFQEFMAMPVGAESFQQALQMGAEVFHTLKKVLASRGYNTAVGDEGGFAPSLKSNEEACEVIVEAIEKAGYKPGEQVAIALDPASTEMWNEKDNTYTFFKSNPDKKMTGEEMAAHWAAWIDKYPIVSIEDGLAEEDWEGWKKFTADCGDKCQLVGDDLFVTNTNRLAKGIEMGAANSILIKVNQIGTLTETINAVKLAQLHGYTAVMSHRSGETEDSTIADLAVALCCGQIKTGAPSRSDRVAKYNQLLRIAEDLDSNAKYGRDTMLYLK
- a CDS encoding D-glycero-alpha-D-manno-heptose-1,7-bisphosphate 7-phosphatase; protein product: MNKAVFLDRDGTLIEDRGHLSSPEEVVFFEETFDALIKLQVSFKLFIITYQSGIGKGLLGQRDVESVNAYVNNTLLEKGIKITDTYVCPHKNEDFCSCKKPNPFFLWKSAADYGINILESYSVGDHPSDYHLAEDAGGKGIYVLTGHGIKHLNELPENALTVKDIGEAADIILAQK